Proteins from a genomic interval of Hippocampus zosterae strain Florida chromosome 14, ASM2543408v3, whole genome shotgun sequence:
- the rd3l gene encoding protein RD3-like — translation MPLFSWPKWIHDTSAQAKNSSLRCPRDRPQHELIRELLWHVQERECTARVLDLEHRLVHSTVDHPCFQSYPRWRTLIPTTELDQLELLCAGIPPVHSAAVLSRFREVLAASKVMPWELVSVFKLVLRDVDQRCGEEHSPSGKVKEFPKMGFWTSRNKLEHNIVKASSSDERLREEIPTVSGYVDRVVRYTNCLTAKREWELPYYCPVPMRSTEACNTPRGRCCQ, via the exons ATGCCACTCTTCAGCTGGCCGAAATGGATCCATGACACATCCGCGCAGGCTAAAAACTCATCTCTGAGATGCCCTAGGGACCGACCACAGCACGAGTTGATCCGAGAGCTTCTATGGCATGTGCAGGAGCGCGAGTGCACAGCCAGGGTCCTGGACCTGGAGCACAGGCTTGTCCACAGCACCGTGGATCACCCATGTTTTCAGAGCTACCCAAGATGGAGGACCCTCATCCCCACAACAGAGCTAGACCAACTGGAACTACTGTGCGCTGGCATCCCGCCTGTCCACTCTGCAGCAGTGCTCTCCAG GTTTCGTGAGGTGCTTGCAGCCAGCAAAGTGATGCCATGGGAGCTAGTCTCTGTCTTCAAGTTGGTCCTGAGAGACGTCGACCAAAGGTGTGGTGAAGAGCACAGCCCCTCAGGGAAGGTGAAGGAGTTCCCAAAAATGGGGTTTTGGACAAGCCGCAATAAATTGGAGCATAACATTGTCAAAGCAAGCAGTAGTGATGAAAGGCTCAGGGAGGAGATCCCAACTGTTTCTGGATATGTGGACAGAGTCGTGCGGTACACCAACTGCCTCACGGCAAAAAGGGAGTGGGAACTTCCATATTACTGTCCAGTTCCCATGAGGTCAACGGAGGCATGTAACACACCGAGAGGACGCTGTTGTCAATGA